In a single window of the Anguilla rostrata isolate EN2019 chromosome 4, ASM1855537v3, whole genome shotgun sequence genome:
- the LOC135252883 gene encoding G-protein coupled receptor 54-like — translation MLGVPPNSSGSAVLGNESCKLAKLCNDSAKFEPPFLVDAWLVPLLFAILMVIGLAGNSLVIYVISKHKRMQTATNFYIANLATTDIIFLVCCVPFTALLYPLPSWVFGDFMCKFVSYIQQVSAQATCVTLTAMSVDRWYVTVCPLRSLSCRTPQVTTLVSIGIWIGSFLVSVPVPMYSKTMLGEWYGPQVYCTENFPTLFHKKAFILYNFLAVYMLPLVTTCICYMVMLNRMGHTFVEPLENNHQLQVLSERSVAMKTKVSRMVVVIVLLFTLCWGPIQFYILAQAFSPHFRHNYCTYKLKIWAHCMSYTNSCINPIVYAFMGVNFRKAFKRAFPCIFKQRVAVAQPAHGTANTEMHFFS, via the exons ATGCTCGGCGTGCCCCCGAACAGCTCAGGATCCGCTGTTCTTGGTAACGAGTCCTGCAAGTTGGCGAAGCTCTGCAACGATTCAGCCAAATTCGAGCCCCCGTTTCTGGTAGACGCATGGCTCGTGCCGCTTCTCTTCGCTATTTTAATGGTGATCGGACTGGCAGGAAATTCACTGGTCATCTATGTGATTTCTAAACACAAGAGAATGCAAACTGCAACTAACTTTTACATTG CTAACCTGGCAACCACTGACATCATTTTTCTGGTGTGCTGTGTTCCATTCACTGCCCTGCTGTATCCGCTTCCCAGCTGGGTCTTTGGTGACTTCATGTGCAAGTTCGTCAGCTATATCCAACAG gTGTCAGCACAGGCAACCTGTGTAACACTGACAGCAATGAGTGTGGATCGTTGGTATGTCACTGTATGCCCACTGCGTTCCCTGAGCTGTCGAACCCCACAAGTTACCACACTGGTCAGCATTGGAATCTGGATCG GCTCGTTCCTGGTGTCTGTGCCAGTGCCAATGTACAGCAAGACCATGCTGGGTGAGTGGTATGGTCCCCAGGTCTACTGCACAGAGAATTTCCCCACTCTTTTCCACAAGAAGGCTTTCATTCTCTACAACTTCCTGGCTGTGTACATGCTCCCACTGGTAACCACCTGCATCTGCTACATGGTTATGCTGAATCGCATGGGTCACACCTTTGTGGAGCCTCTTGAAAACAACCACCAG CTGCAGGTCTTGTCGGAGCGCTCCGTGGCCATGAAGACCAAAGTTTCCCGCATGGTGGTGGTGATCGTGCTGCTCTTCACTTTGTGCTGGGGCCCCATCCAGTTCTACATCCTTGCGCAGGCCTTCAGTCCACACTTCCGTCACAACTACTGCACCTATAAGCTGAAGATCTGGGCCCACTGCATGTCCTACACCAACTCTTGCATCAACCCCATTGTTTATGCCTTCATGGGCGTCAATTTCCGCAAAGCCTTCAAACGAGCTTTCCCTTGCATTTTCAAACAGCGTGTGGCAGTTGCCCAGCCAGCACATGGCACTGCCAacactgaaatgcactttttctcTTAG